A window of the Tripterygium wilfordii isolate XIE 37 chromosome 12, ASM1340144v1, whole genome shotgun sequence genome harbors these coding sequences:
- the LOC120011261 gene encoding pre-rRNA-processing protein TSR1 homolog has protein sequence MGKSRSQINKAHKTRYSSKSSRNEHKAPLKAKAKISKSERGVAEGSRAVRHQCNKKLREQKRELLLKEKKAASPPRVIVLFGLSASVDLDSLADDLLRLLSGEGSRAGSSTVASSEYRLRVTVLKAPHGDFLSCMARAKVADLIAFVASANSSHEESAPFYIDSFGSHCLSLFKEMGLPSTVVLIRDLPAEQKIRNDVKKMCISSIASKFPEDCKFYPADTKDELHKFAWQFKEQRLTVPHWRNQRPFLMAEQVDMVANDCSQEKCTLLLTGYLRARSLSVNQLVHVSGAGDFQLCKIEVLRDPFPLNSRKVVDVMESDEVGDVEILGALVPDPLKQEPLIFENVPDPLAGEQTHPTEEEMAEAFRKRKQELLRKKTVPQGTSEYQAEWILDGEDEEDSDSENDDDDDDGMVLDEIETGFPGQEDTNNSDLDGDQMSLNLRDSDAETEADSMMMEGENFTREQIEDEIRKIKAAHAEDEEFPDEVDTPLDIPARKRFAKYRGLKSFRTSSWDPKESLPPEYARIFAFGNFARTQKNVFAKALEMEEESRDDCVRASSYVKLHVNEVPVGVASKLCMTAMGAPIVACGLLQHESKMSVSHFSIKKHDSYSDPIKSKEELLFHVGFRQFFARPIFSADNMNSDKHKMERFLHPGRFCMASIYAPISFRPLPLIALKIVEGGSGPVVAAVGTLRSIDPDRIILKKIILSGFPHRVSKVKASVRYMFHNPDDVRWFKPIEVWSKCGRRGRIKEPVGTHGVMKCILNGVLQQHDTVCMTLYKRVYPKWPERRFPISDA, from the exons ATGGGAAAATCTCGATCTCAAATCAATAAAGCACACAAAACTCGCTACTCCTCTAAATCATCTCGCAATGAACACAAAGCTCCTCTCAAAG CGAAAGCCAAAATTTCCAAGTCAGAGCGCGGTGTTGCCGAAGGATCTCGGGCTGTTCGACATCAATGTAACAAGAAG TTGCGAGAGCAGAAACGTGAGCTCTTGCTTAAAGAAAAAAAGGCTGCAAGCCCTCCCCGTGTCATT GTTCTTTTTGGGCTCTCTGCTTCTGTGGACCTAGATTCACTTGCGGATGATCTCTTGAGACTATTGTCCGGAGAGGGCAGCAGAGCTGGGTCTTCAACAGTTGCTTCTTCTGAGTATAGGTTGAGAGTAACG GTACTGAAAGCACCTCACGGGGATTTTCTGTCCTGTATGGCAAGGGCCAAG GTTGCGGATTTGATTGCTTTTGTAGCATCAGCAAACTCGTCACATGAAGAGAGTGCTCCCTTCTATATCGATTCATTTGGAAGTCATTGCCTATCTTTGTTTAAAGAAATGGGTTTACCAAGCACTGTGGTGTTGATTCGT GACTTGCCCGCCGAGCAGAAAATAAGGAATGACGTGAAAAAGATGTGTATTTCTAGCATTGCTTCCAAATTTCCTGAAGACTGCAAGTTTTACCCTGCAGATACAAAGGATGAGTTGCACAAG TTTGCATGGCAATTCAAGGAGCAAAGACTCACAGTGCCTCATTGGAGAAACCAAAGACCTTTCCTAATGGCTGAGCAG GTTGATATGGTAGCAAATGATTGCAGTCAAGAAAAATGTACCCTCCTCCTTACTGGTTATCTGCGTGCTCGTAGCCTCTCTGTAAATCAGCTG GTTCATGTTTCCGGTGCAGGGGATTTCCAGCTGTGTAAAATTGAAGTTCTGAGGGACCCATTTCCTTTAAATTCAAGAAAAGTAGTAGATGTTATGGAGTCAGATGAAGTAGGTGATGTGGAG ATTCTTGGTGCCCTGGTACCTGACCCACTGAAGCAAGAGCCTTTGATTTTTGAGAATGTTCCAGATCCTCTTGCAGGAGAACAG ACACATCCAACAGAGGAAGAAATGGCCGAAGCCTTTAGAAAACGGAAACAGGAATTGTTGAGAAAGAAGACTGTTCCCCAAGGCACTTCAGAATATCAG GCTGAATGGATTTTGGATGGGGAGGATGAAGAGGATTCAGATagtgaaaatgatgatgatgatgatgatggcatGGTATTGGATGAAATAGAAACTGGCTTTCCAGGTCAAGAGGACACAAATAACTCGGACCTTGATGGTGACCAAATGTCACTGAACTTAAGGGACTCTGATGCAGAGACTGAAGCTGATTCAATGATGATG GAAGGAGAGAACTTCACCAGGGAACAGATAGAGGATGAGATTCGAAAAATTAAAGCTGCTCATgctgaagatgagg AGTTTCCTGATGAGGTGGACACTCCACTGGATATTCCTGCTAGAAAGCGTTTTGCAAAGTATAGAGGCCTCAAGTCCTTCAGAACCTCATCATGGGATCCCAAA GAGTCCCTGCCGCCAGAATATGCAAGAATTTTTGCGTTTGGTAATTTTGCAAGAACGCAAAAGAATGTTTTTGCAAAAGCCCTAGAAATGGAGGAAGAGAGTAGGGATGACTGTGTACGAGCAAGTTCATATGTGAAGCTTCATGTCAATGAAGTACCTGTTGGTGTTGCTTCCAAACTATGCATGACTGCTATGGGAGCTCCTATAGTTGCTTGTGGCCTTTTGCAGCATGAATCGAAGATGTCTGTTTCCCATTTCAG CATAAAGAAGCATGATTCATATAGCGATCCTATCAAATCCAAGGAGGAATTACTATTTCATGTTGGTTTTCGCCAATTTTTTGCTCG GCCTATATTTTCTGCTGACAATATGAATTCAGACAAACACAAGATGGAGAGGTTTCTTCATCCAGGTCGTTTTTGTATGGCTTCAATTTATGCTCCGATTTCTTTCCGTCCTCTGCCCTTGATAGCCCTGAAGATTGTGGAAGGGGGTTCTGGACCTGTGGTTGCTGCTGTTGGTACTTTGAGAAGCATTGATCCTGATAGGataattttaaagaaaattatattGAGTGG TTTCCCTCATCGAGTGTCAAAAGTGAAAGCTTCAGTAAGATATATGTTTCACAACCCAGACGACGTGAGATGGTTTAAA CCTATTGAAGTGTGGTCTAAATGTGGTCGCCGTGGTCGCATCAAGGAACCTGTTGGGACGCATG GTGTAATGAAGTGCATCCTCAATGGGGTACTTCAGCAGCATGATACTGTTTGCATGACCTTGTACAAGCGAGTGTATCCCAAGTGGCCAGAACGTCGGTTTCCAATTTCTGATGCTTAA
- the LOC120010487 gene encoding glutathione S-transferase T2-like produces the protein MDAVQGTYQKSKTFWSRITTTYNETRGPNHNERIERSLNSRWQAIQLAINKFMGSLTQVEAARPSGTNEIDKIQMAKEMYHQLHKSHFQFDHCWNMLRHQSKWTMQMGQPSSKRKQSASCSISTPDAINLDEDDISISTSIKLERPIGRKTEKERRKKGKGDLNELSDVIGKLKINKKKEHDERMALAEVDRIRDEKEWQDHLLIQNEKLQVEKVRA, from the exons ATGGATGCAGTTCAAGGTACATACCAAAAGTCCAAGACCTTTTGGTCCAGAATAACAACAACTTACAATGAGACAAGGGGGCCTAATCATAATGAGCGGATAGAACGATCGTTAAATAGCCGATGGCAAGCCATCCAACTTGCTATTAACAAGTTTATGGGCTCCTTAACTCAAGTAGAGGCTGCCCGTCCATCCGGTACAAACGAGATCGACAAG ATTCAGATGGCCAAAGAAATGTACCACCAATTGCATAAATCCCACTTCCAGTTTGATCATTGCTGGAATATGTTGAGGCATCAATCCAAGTGGACCATGCAAATGGGGCAACCTTCTTCAAAAAGGAAGCAAAGTGCTTCATGCTCGATCAGTACTCCAGATGCAATCAACTTGGATGAGGATGACATTTCAATTTCAACGTCAATCAAACTAGAGAGACCAATTGGTCGAAAAACcgaaaaagagaggaggaagaAAGGGAAGGGTGATCTCAATGAACTATCAGATGTCATAGGGAAATTGAAGatcaataaaaagaaagaacatgaTGAAAGGATGGCATTGGCTGAAGTTGACAGAATTAGAGATGAGAAAGAATGGCAAGATCATTTGCTTATACAAAATGAGAAGCTTCAAGTAGAGAAAGTGAGAGCCTAG